A genome region from Triticum aestivum cultivar Chinese Spring chromosome 2B, IWGSC CS RefSeq v2.1, whole genome shotgun sequence includes the following:
- the LOC123041945 gene encoding pathogenesis-related protein PRMS-like translates to MTMSPSICLAILLLALVSQSPASASIPGTSNNGFAVAAPSVPTATQFLQAHNDARRDVGVAPLTWNSTLEQDAQRYADRLSIGCKLEPLDIELIYLQNTYNGSGYQDGAAVTASWVNGRRWYDYRANACVPGHDCGAYKLMVCSTVQELGCARRTCRSSPDTVAVCSYFPDCDYNDRPY, encoded by the coding sequence ATGACCATGTCTCCTTCCATCTGCCTAGCCATCTTGCTGCTTGCACTGGTCTCGCAGTCGCCAGCATCAGCCAGCATCCCCGGCACTAGCAACAACGGCTTCGCCGTCGCAGCCCCTAGCGTACCCACGGCGACTCAGTTCCTGCAGGCGCACAACGACGCGCGCCGCGATGTCGGCGTGGCACCCCTGACGTGGAACTCGACGCTGGAGCAGGACGCCCAGCGGTACGCGGACCGGCTCAGCATCGGCTGCAAGCTGGAGCCACTAGACATCGAGCTGATCTACCTGCAGAACACCTACAACGGCAGCGGTTACCAAGATGGCGCCGCCGTCACCGCCTCGTGGGTGAACGGGCGGCGGTGGTACGACTACCGCGCTAACGCATGCGTGCCCGGCCACGACTGCGGGGCCTACAAGCTGATGGTGTGCAGCACCGTGCAAGAGCTCGGCTGCGCCCGCCGCACCTGCCGGAGCAGCCCCGACACCGTCGCTGTTTGCAGCTACTTCCCTGACTGCGACTACAACGACCGGCCATACTGA